The Danio rerio strain Tuebingen ecotype United States chromosome 1, GRCz12tu, whole genome shotgun sequence genome includes a region encoding these proteins:
- the f8a gene encoding uncharacterized protein LOC450058 (The RefSeq protein has 1 substitution compared to this genomic sequence), producing the protein MAAEGDFLMRYRAVSNKLKKRFLRKPNVAEASEQFGQLAKELKQQDCPQYAAFCNLAMARCEQTLFNAPGEALALTDAARLFLASEQETRALRAPGFDENMQAAMNCYSFAIKVYIEMNQPVMAARLSLELGNALKEMNRPGEAIIHFQRAAELQIQMPIEALLSLWEMASCKILTRDYDGALAVLSEMQHMCQERGLQLPGTNTPVGAFMDIIAKCEISRVLLLMLLEPPPQKLLPEHAQTLERYAWESFDSHSQMACQEKDTESLKALQTELW; encoded by the exons ATGGCAGCCGAAGGAGATTTTCTGATGCGCTACCGGGCGGtgtcaaataaactgaaaaa GCGCTTTCTTCGGAAGCCTAATGTTGCAGAAGCAAGTGAACAATTTG GTCAGTTGGCTAAGGAGCTGAAACAGCAGGACTGTCCTCAGTATGCGGCCTTCTGTAATCTTGCCATGGCTCG ctGTGAGCAGACGCTGTTTAATGCTCCAGGGGAAGCCTTGGCTCTGACGGATGCAGCGCGGCTCTTTCTGGCCTCAGAGCAGGAGACCAGAGCACTGAGGGCCCCAGGCTTCGATGAGAATATGCAGGCAGCAATGAACTGTTATAGTTTTGCTATTAAG GTCTATATTGAGATGAATCAGCCTGTTATGGCGGCCAGTCTCTCACTGGAGCTTGGCAATGCTCTAAAG gAGATGAACCGCCCAGGAGAGGCCATCATTCATTTCCAGAGAGCTGCAGAACTGCAGATCCAGATGCCAATTGAAGCCCTGCTGTCGCTGTGGGAAATGGCCTCCTGCAAAATACTGACCC GTGATTATGACGGCGCTCTTGCTGTGCTCTCCGAGATGCAGCACATGTGTCAGGAAAGAGGACTACAGCTACCTGGGACGAACACGCCTGTCG GTGCATTTATGGATATCATAGCAAAGTGTGAAATCTCCAGGGTCTTACTGCTTATGCTCCTTGAG CCTCCTCCTCAAAAGCTGTTACCCGAACACGCTCAGACACTAGAACGGTACGCTTGGGAATCCTTCGACTCACACAGCCAG ATGGCCTGTCAGGAAAAGGATACAGAATCTCTCAAGGCCCTCCAGACAGAACTATGGTGA
- the f8a gene encoding uncharacterized protein isoform X2 produces the protein MAAEGDFLMRYRAVSNKLKKRFLRKPNVAEASEQFGQLAKELKQQDCPQYAAFCNLAMARCEQTLFNAPGEALALTDAARLFLASEQETRALRAPGFDENMQAAMNCYSFAIKEMNRPGEAIIHFQRAAELQIQMPIEALLSLWEMASCKILTRDYDGALAVLSEMQHMCQERGLQLPGTNTPVGAFMDIIAKCEISRVLLLMLLEPPPQKLLPEHAQTLERYAWESFDSHSQVNFLPENVFLLLQSVVMACQEKDTESLKALQTELWPLLSAEQNHLLHLVVQERITPFGQGI, from the exons ATGGCAGCCGAAGGAGATTTTCTGATGCGCTACCGGGCGGtgtcaaataaactgaaaaa GCGCTTTCTTCGGAAGCCTAATGTTGCAGAAGCAAGTGAACAATTTG GTCAGTTGGCTAAGGAGCTGAAACAGCAGGACTGTCCTCAGTATGCGGCCTTCTGTAATCTTGCCATGGCTCG ctGTGAGCAGACGCTGTTTAATGCTCCAGGGGAAGCCTTGGCTCTGACGGATGCAGCGCGGCTCTTTCTGGCCTCAGAGCAGGAGACCAGAGCACTGAGGGCCCCAGGCTTCGATGAGAATATGCAGGCAGCAATGAACTGTTATAGTTTTGCTATTAAG gAGATGAACCGCCCAGGAGAGGCCATCATTCATTTCCAGAGAGCTGCAGAACTGCAGATCCAGATGCCAATTGAAGCCCTGCTGTCGCTGTGGGAAATGGCCTCCTGCAAAATACTGACCC GTGATTATGACGGCGCTCTTGCTGTGCTCTCCGAGATGCAGCACATGTGTCAGGAAAGAGGACTACAGCTACCTGGGACGAACACGCCTGTCG GTGCATTTATGGATATCATAGCAAAGTGTGAAATCTCCAGGGTCTTACTGCTTATGCTCCTTGAG CCTCCTCCTCAAAAGCTGTTACCCGAACACGCTCAGACACTAGAACGGTACGCTTGGGAATCCTTCGACTCACACAGCCAGG TAAACTTCCTTCCAGAAAATGTGTTCCTCCTTCTACAGTCAGTTGTG ATGGCCTGTCAGGAAAAGGATACAGAATCTCTCAAGGCCCTCCAGACAGAACTATG GCCTCTCCTTTCGGCAGAACAGAATCATCTCCTCCACTTAGTGGTTCAGGAGCGAATTACACCCTTCGGTCAGGGCATATGA
- the f8a gene encoding uncharacterized protein isoform X1 — protein MAAEGDFLMRYRAVSNKLKKRFLRKPNVAEASEQFGQLAKELKQQDCPQYAAFCNLAMARCEQTLFNAPGEALALTDAARLFLASEQETRALRAPGFDENMQAAMNCYSFAIKVYIEMNQPVMAASLSLELGNALKEMNRPGEAIIHFQRAAELQIQMPIEALLSLWEMASCKILTRDYDGALAVLSEMQHMCQERGLQLPGTNTPVGAFMDIIAKCEISRVLLLMLLEPPPQKLLPEHAQTLERYAWESFDSHSQVNFLPENVFLLLQSVVMACQEKDTESLKALQTELWPLLSAEQNHLLHLVVQERITPFGQGI, from the exons ATGGCAGCCGAAGGAGATTTTCTGATGCGCTACCGGGCGGtgtcaaataaactgaaaaa GCGCTTTCTTCGGAAGCCTAATGTTGCAGAAGCAAGTGAACAATTTG GTCAGTTGGCTAAGGAGCTGAAACAGCAGGACTGTCCTCAGTATGCGGCCTTCTGTAATCTTGCCATGGCTCG ctGTGAGCAGACGCTGTTTAATGCTCCAGGGGAAGCCTTGGCTCTGACGGATGCAGCGCGGCTCTTTCTGGCCTCAGAGCAGGAGACCAGAGCACTGAGGGCCCCAGGCTTCGATGAGAATATGCAGGCAGCAATGAACTGTTATAGTTTTGCTATTAAG GTCTATATTGAGATGAATCAGCCTGTTATGGCGGCCAGTCTCTCACTGGAGCTTGGCAATGCTCTAAAG gAGATGAACCGCCCAGGAGAGGCCATCATTCATTTCCAGAGAGCTGCAGAACTGCAGATCCAGATGCCAATTGAAGCCCTGCTGTCGCTGTGGGAAATGGCCTCCTGCAAAATACTGACCC GTGATTATGACGGCGCTCTTGCTGTGCTCTCCGAGATGCAGCACATGTGTCAGGAAAGAGGACTACAGCTACCTGGGACGAACACGCCTGTCG GTGCATTTATGGATATCATAGCAAAGTGTGAAATCTCCAGGGTCTTACTGCTTATGCTCCTTGAG CCTCCTCCTCAAAAGCTGTTACCCGAACACGCTCAGACACTAGAACGGTACGCTTGGGAATCCTTCGACTCACACAGCCAGG TAAACTTCCTTCCAGAAAATGTGTTCCTCCTTCTACAGTCAGTTGTG ATGGCCTGTCAGGAAAAGGATACAGAATCTCTCAAGGCCCTCCAGACAGAACTATG GCCTCTCCTTTCGGCAGAACAGAATCATCTCCTCCACTTAGTGGTTCAGGAGCGAATTACACCCTTCGGTCAGGGCATATGA